TACATCTCCTCGAAGGAGGTGACGGTGGAGGCGTTGAAGAAGCAGCTGGGCGGCGTGGGCATCATCTACGAGGCGACGGGGGCGTCGAAGGTGGCCTTCGACTCGCTCCAGGTGCTGGAGGAGAACGGCGTGCTCATCTTCACCGGCGTGCCCGGACGCGAGGAGCCGCTGGAGCTGCAAGGTGACCAGGTGCTGGGGCAGCTCGTCCTGGGCAACCGGGTGATGTTCGGCACGGTGAACGCGTCGGACAGCGACTTCCGTGAAGCGCTGGAGGACCTGGCCCGCTTCCGCGCGAAGTGGCCGGGGAGGCTGGAGGCGCTCATCACCCAGCGCCACCCGCCGTCGGAGTTCGCGAAGGTGGTGGAGGCCAAGGGCGGCATCAAGCACGTCATCTCGTTCCAGGAGCATGCCCGGTGAATCCCCACCACGAGGACCTGAAGGGCGGCATCGCCATCGAGGACCACGGCATCATCGGCGACCTGCGCACGGTGGCGCTGGTGGGCAACGAGGGCACCATCGACTGGCTGTGCTACCCGCACTTCGACAGCCCCAGCATCTTCGCGGCGCTGCTGGACCCGGAGAAGGGCGGGTACTGGCGCGTGTCCCCGGAGCCGGACGGGGTGATGAAGCGGCAGTTCTACTGGCCGGACACCAACGTGCTGGTGACGCGCTTCTACACGCCGAACGGCGTGGGAGAGCTCATCGACCTGATGCCCCTGGGGAAGGGAGCGAGGGCGGAGGGGCGCGAGGTCCTGCGGCGCATCCGCGTGGTGCGCGGGGAGATGTCCTTCCGCATGGAGTGCTTCCCGGCGTTCAACTACGCCCGGGACGAGCATGAGACGCACGTGGTGAAGGGCGGCGCGGCCTTCCTCTCCAGGACGCTGAGCATGCAGCTGGTGACGCCCATCCCGCTGAAGCAGGAGAAGAACGGCGTCGTCGCGCACTTCACGCTGAAGGAGAGCCAGTCCGCCGTCTTCACCCTGCGCGAGGGCGGCGTGGAGGGCTGCCACCACCACCTGCACACGCACGACTCCGCGGAGAAGCTCTTCCGCGACACGGTGGACTACTGGCGCCACTGGGTGTCCAAGTGCAAGTACACGGGGCGGTGGCGGGAGATGGTGCAGCGCTCGGCGCTGGCCCTGAAGCTGATGACCTTCGAGCCGTCCGGGGCCATCATCGCGGCGCCCACGTGCAGCCTGCCGGAGTCCCCGGGCGGCACGCGCAACTGGGACTACCGCTTCTGCTGGCTGAGGGACGCCGCGTTCACCGTCTACGCATTCATCCGCATCGGCTTCAACGAGGAGGCCGAGGCGTTCATGCGCTGGGTGGAGGCGCGCTGCGCGGAGAACGGGGACGGACCGCTGCCCCTGATGTTCCGTCTGGACGGCACCCGGGTGCCGGAGGAGCAGCAGCTGCACCACCTGCGCGGCTATGGCGGCGCCAGTCCGGTGCGCATTGGCAACGCGGCGGCGGACCAGTTGCAGCTGGACATCTACGGCGAGCTGATGGACTCCGTGTACCTGTCCAACAAGTACGCGGTGCCCATCTCGTATGACTTCTGGAGTCACCTGCGGCGGCTGGTGGATTGGCTGTGCGACCACTGGCAGATGGAGGACGAGGGCATCTGGGAGATTCGCGGCTCGCGCCGGCACTTCGTCTATTCGAAGCTGATGTGCTGGGTGGCGGTGGACCGGGCCATCCGGCTCGCGGACAAGCGCAGCCTGCCGGCGGACCGGGCGAAGTGGCTGAAGACGCGCGACGCCATCTTCGAGGAGATCATGGACAAGGGCTGGTGCAAGGAGAGGGGCGCCTTCATCCAGGCCTACGGGCATGACGCGCTGGACGCGGCGAACCTCCTGATGCCGCTGGTGTTCTTCCTGTCGCCGGTGGATCCGCGGATGCTCTCCACGCTGGACGTCATCCGCAAGCCGCCGCGGGACGGGGGCCTGACGTCGGACGGCCTGGTGTTCCGCTACGACACGGACAAGAAGCTGGATGGGATTGAGGGCAGCGAAGGCACCTTCAACCTGTGCAGCTTCTGGCTGGTGGAGGCGATGACGCGCGCGAGTCCGGTGCGGCCGGACCTCTTGGACGAGGCGCGGCTCATCTTCGAGCGGATGCAGGGCTACGCGAACCACCTGGGGCTGTACGCGGAGCAGACCGGCATGTCCGGCGAGGCGATGGGCAACTTCCCGCAGGCGCTGACGCATCTGTCGCTCATCAGCGCCGCATACAACCTGGACCGGACGTTGGGCCGCCACGATTGACGGAGGGGACGGTAGACTCGCGCGCACCCGCCATGCCCGACCTGTACCCGCTGCTGTTCCGCTTCGCCGTCAAGGCGGATGCCCACTACGACGTGCTGAGCCGCCGCGTGCGCAAGGGGCTGGGCATCGCCCCGCCGCTGCGCATCCTGCCGTACCGGGGCTACGGCACCCCGGAGCGCGTGGTCATCAAGGCGCGCGTGCTGGAGGAGCGCAAGGTGACGCCCCAGCGCCAGCGCCACACGCTGTGGAGCAGCGCCGTGGCCTCCTACAAGCGCTACATGACGCGCGAGATCTCCAGCGCGCACGTGGCGGTGCGCTGGGGGGACAAGCGCTGGGAGGGCGTGACGGACGAGGAGGGCTTCCTGGAGCTGTGGGTGCCACCTCCCGAAGGCGTGCGCTCCGGCTGGCACATGGTGGAGCTGGAGCTCCTGTCCCCGGAGGCCGAGGGCGTGCCGCGCGTGTCCGCGCCGGTGCGGGTGGCGGGGACGAGCGCGGAGTTGGGCGTCATCAGCGACATCGACGACACGGTCATCGCCACGGGGGTGACGGATCCGCTCAAGCGCGCGTGGGCGCTGTTCCTCACGGAGCACCGGGTGCGGCTGCCCTTCCCGGGCGTGGACGCGTTCTACGCGGCGCTCCAGGCGGGCGCGAGCGGCGGGGCGGACAACCCCATCTTCTACGTGTCCAGCAGCCCGTGGAACCTCTACGAGCACCTGGACGAGTTCCTCGCCATCCACCGCATCCCCATTGGCCCGCTGCTCTTGCGCGACTGGGGCCTGTCAAAGCATGGGTTCGCGCCGGGCGGGGGACACGGGCACAAGCTGGACAAGATTCGCGGCGTGCTGGAGACGCTGTCGCATCTGCCCTTCGTGCTGATTGGGGACAGCGGCCAGGAGGACGCGGAGCACTACCGCACCATCGTGCGCGAGTACCCGGACCGCATCCGCTGCGTCTACATCCGCAACGTGCCGGGGCGCTCCAAGCGCGGCGAGGAGATGGCGGCCATCGCGAACGACATCCGCGACGCGGGCAGTGAGCTGGTCGCCGTGGACGACACGGTGGCCGCCGCGAGGCACGCGGCGCGCGCCGGGTGGATCCGCTGGGAGGAGGTCCCGGAGGTGGAGGCCCACCGCCGCGAGGACGCCGCACGGAGCGCCCTGGGAGAACGGGGCTGAAGATTTCCAACCGCACGTGTCACGGCGCGGTGACACGTGCGCATGAAACAGGTTGAGGCTTGAGGGTGGGGAGGGGGCTGTGGCACACGCGGGCCTCCCTCGTTTCATCCCCCCGAGGTCGTCGACATGTCGCGAAACACCCTGAAGTGGTCCGTGCTGGCGTCCGCGCTGTTCCTGGGTGCGTGCAACAACACGCCGCCCGAGCCGACGCCGGAGCCCACCCAGTCCGTGCGCACGGCGGAGTCGAAGCTGAGCCAGATCGAGCTGGAGTGGGAAGGTCCCACGCCGCTGCTCGAGTCCATCATGGAGGCCGGCAACGACGAGTGCGACACGCACAACAACTGGTGTGACGGCACGCTGGACGTGTACGGCTTCCCCTGGTCGTCCACGCAGGCGCCCACGCTGTCGGACGCGGTGGAGTCCGTGTTCGCGCTGTCGCAGGACTACAGCTACTACCCCTGGGAGGACCGGGGCACGGTGCCGTTCAGCACGCTGTCCGACGCGCTCTTCTTCTTCGACGCGCTGGACCCGCACCTGCTCACGGAGATTGGCAACGGCACGGAGCAGGTGCAGATCCGCTACTTCTACTCCACGTACCTGGTGGCTCCGGGCGCGTCTGACTGGAACCACCTGTTCATCGTGCTGTTCCCCCAGTCGCACCGCGTGGCGGTGTTCAATCTGGTGAACCACGAGATCTGAGCCGTAGAGGGCTTCAGCCCACGGGGCGCCCGCTCTGCATCTGCACCATGCGGATGGCGCGCTCCATGAGCTCCCCCTGGGCGGAGCGCTTGTCATTGGGCGTGGCGGCGGTGCGCCGCCGCCACGTGCCGTCCGAGCCCAGCTCCCACGCGCCGCTGGTGTCCACCATGCAGCGCTCCACCACGTCCTTCACCTGCGCGGCCAGGGTGGGGTCCTCCACCGGCGCCAATATCTCCACCCGGTGGTCCAGGTTGCGCGGCATCATGTCCGCGGACCCGATGTAGCACCGCGACGTCGCGCCCCGCTCGAAGGCGTAGATGCGCGGGTGCTCCAGGAAGCGGCCCAGGTTGGACACCACCCGGATGTGCTCCGACACGCCCGGCACCCCCGGCCTCAAGCAGCAGATGCCGCGCACGTTGAGGTCCACGCGCACGCCCACGCGGGACGCGTCGTAGAGCGCGCGGATGATGCCCGGGTCCACCAGCGCGTTCATCTTCATCATGATGCGCGCGGGCGTCTCCGGCGTGTGCGCCGCCTGGGTCTTCTTGATCTCCTCCATCAGCCCTTCCCGCATGGTCAGCGGCGCTACCAGCAGCTTGCGGAAGGAGCGCGGCCGGCCGAAGCCGGTGAGGAAGTTGAAGACGTCCGCCACGTCCGCGCCAATCTCCGGGTCCGTGGTGAACAACCCCAGGTCCGTGTAGAGCCGCGCCGTCTTCGGGTTGTAGTTGCCCGTGCCGATGTGCACGTAGTGCCGCACCCGCTCGCCCTCGCGCCGCACGATGAGGATGGCCTTCGCGTGCGTCTTCAGGCTGGGAATCCCATACACGACGTGCACACCCGCCTCTTCCAGCGCGTTCGCCCAGCGGATGTTGGTGCGCTCGTCGAATCGCGCCTTCAACTCCACCATGCACACCGCCTGCTTGCCGTGCTCCGTCGCGCGGATGAGCGCGGGCACCAGCGGGGAGCTGTCCGACGTGCGGTACACCGTCTGCTTCAGCGCCAGCACGTCCGGGTCCTCCACCGCCTCGCTCACGAAGCGCTCCACGGAGCTGCCGAAGGACTCGTAGGGGTGGTGCACCAGGAGGTCGCCCCGGCGCATCGCGGACATCACCGTGCCCCCGCCGTCCGGGGACTCGTTGTCCGTGCGCAGCCGCGCCTGCGTCACCGGCGTCCACGGCGGGTCGCGCAGCTCGGAGAAGCCCGGCGTCATCGCCAGCGACATCACGTCCGCCAGGTCCAGCAGGCCGTGCTCCTCGTACACCTGCCGCGGCTCCAGCGTCAGCGCCTCCACCAGCGGCTCCAGCAGCTTCGCGTTCATCCCCGCCTGGATCTCCAGGCGGATGACGTCCCCGAAGCGGCGCTGGCTGAGCTCCGTCTCCACCGCCTTGAGCAGGTCCTCCGCGTCCTCGGACACGGTGTAGTCCGCGTCGCGCGTCACGCGGAACAGGCTCCAGTTGAGGACCTCCATCCCGGGGAACAGGTCCCCCAGGTGCTGCGCGATGATCTCCTCCAGCGGCACGAAGAGCGAGCCCCCCTTGAGCGGCACGAAGCGGGGCAATATCTCCTTGGGCACCTTCACCCGCGCCACGCTCTCCTCCTCCGCCACCGGGTCGCGCAGGAGCACCGCGAGGCTCAGGGAGAGGTTGGAGATGTACGGGAAGTGCCGCCCCAGCCCGATGGCCAGCGGCGTGAGCACGGGGAAGATCTGCTCGCGGAAGCGCTGCTCCATCTGCGCGCGTTGATCCGCGTCCAGCTCCTTCATGGACAGGATGCGCAGCCCCTTCTCC
This DNA window, taken from Corallococcus coralloides DSM 2259, encodes the following:
- a CDS encoding App1 family protein, which encodes MPDLYPLLFRFAVKADAHYDVLSRRVRKGLGIAPPLRILPYRGYGTPERVVIKARVLEERKVTPQRQRHTLWSSAVASYKRYMTREISSAHVAVRWGDKRWEGVTDEEGFLELWVPPPEGVRSGWHMVELELLSPEAEGVPRVSAPVRVAGTSAELGVISDIDDTVIATGVTDPLKRAWALFLTEHRVRLPFPGVDAFYAALQAGASGGADNPIFYVSSSPWNLYEHLDEFLAIHRIPIGPLLLRDWGLSKHGFAPGGGHGHKLDKIRGVLETLSHLPFVLIGDSGQEDAEHYRTIVREYPDRIRCVYIRNVPGRSKRGEEMAAIANDIRDAGSELVAVDDTVAAARHAARAGWIRWEEVPEVEAHRREDAARSALGERG
- a CDS encoding glycoside hydrolase family 15 protein, which translates into the protein MNPHHEDLKGGIAIEDHGIIGDLRTVALVGNEGTIDWLCYPHFDSPSIFAALLDPEKGGYWRVSPEPDGVMKRQFYWPDTNVLVTRFYTPNGVGELIDLMPLGKGARAEGREVLRRIRVVRGEMSFRMECFPAFNYARDEHETHVVKGGAAFLSRTLSMQLVTPIPLKQEKNGVVAHFTLKESQSAVFTLREGGVEGCHHHLHTHDSAEKLFRDTVDYWRHWVSKCKYTGRWREMVQRSALALKLMTFEPSGAIIAAPTCSLPESPGGTRNWDYRFCWLRDAAFTVYAFIRIGFNEEAEAFMRWVEARCAENGDGPLPLMFRLDGTRVPEEQQLHHLRGYGGASPVRIGNAAADQLQLDIYGELMDSVYLSNKYAVPISYDFWSHLRRLVDWLCDHWQMEDEGIWEIRGSRRHFVYSKLMCWVAVDRAIRLADKRSLPADRAKWLKTRDAIFEEIMDKGWCKERGAFIQAYGHDALDAANLLMPLVFFLSPVDPRMLSTLDVIRKPPRDGGLTSDGLVFRYDTDKKLDGIEGSEGTFNLCSFWLVEAMTRASPVRPDLLDEARLIFERMQGYANHLGLYAEQTGMSGEAMGNFPQALTHLSLISAAYNLDRTLGRHD
- the ppk1 gene encoding polyphosphate kinase 1, which codes for MAKRAAAKGTPQKPVDRDVVPPGTEVPDSDLFFNRELSWLAFNDRVLQLAESPEMPLMERLKFTSIYARNLDEFFMIRVARLHEQLAARVGRLVPDGASPGDTLDRLHTGILEQGRRHADCFEKVLRPALAEKGLRILSMKELDADQRAQMEQRFREQIFPVLTPLAIGLGRHFPYISNLSLSLAVLLRDPVAEEESVARVKVPKEILPRFVPLKGGSLFVPLEEIIAQHLGDLFPGMEVLNWSLFRVTRDADYTVSEDAEDLLKAVETELSQRRFGDVIRLEIQAGMNAKLLEPLVEALTLEPRQVYEEHGLLDLADVMSLAMTPGFSELRDPPWTPVTQARLRTDNESPDGGGTVMSAMRRGDLLVHHPYESFGSSVERFVSEAVEDPDVLALKQTVYRTSDSSPLVPALIRATEHGKQAVCMVELKARFDERTNIRWANALEEAGVHVVYGIPSLKTHAKAILIVRREGERVRHYVHIGTGNYNPKTARLYTDLGLFTTDPEIGADVADVFNFLTGFGRPRSFRKLLVAPLTMREGLMEEIKKTQAAHTPETPARIMMKMNALVDPGIIRALYDASRVGVRVDLNVRGICCLRPGVPGVSEHIRVVSNLGRFLEHPRIYAFERGATSRCYIGSADMMPRNLDHRVEILAPVEDPTLAAQVKDVVERCMVDTSGAWELGSDGTWRRRTAATPNDKRSAQGELMERAIRMVQMQSGRPVG